Genomic DNA from Paenibacillus borealis:
CAAGCGGGGCTTGCAGGTCTATGACCGCAAGCAGCCGCAGTCGCAGGTAGTGAGGGAGCCGCAGTTCCCGGCTCACTTCTATAAGAGTGTGCAGCTGGAGCCGCTGGCGGAGGTTGACTTCTCGGTGCCCTCGGAGCTGCCGGACGGCAGCTACGGCGCCCGCGTGATGATGGTCAACAACGTGTCCACGTTTACCGAGGAGAAGCATGTGGAGGCCAGAGTGAAGGACGGCCTGCTCCAGTGGCAGGAGACCGGCTGCGGTCTCATCGCGACCTTCGAGCGGTACGGCAAGAACGGCAACCGTGCCTATGGCCTGATCGGCGGAGACACGATCAAGCGCGGCGCGGTCGCGACTACGTATTCGCACGACAACCATAATCTGCTGGTTGTCGGACATAATGCGGCGGACATGGTACTGGCCGCCAATACGGTGATCGCCGAGCAGGGCGGCTTCTGCGTCGTGTGTGACGGCGAGGTGCTCGCGCTGCTGGCGCTGCCGGTCGGCGGCATCCTGACCGAAGCGCCGCTGGTCGAGACTGCGGAGCTGGTGCTGGCGCTGCGCACGGCGATGGAATCGCTGGGCTATAATCACTACAACCCGATTATGTCCATCAGCACCCACTCGCTGCCGGTCAGCCCGGCGCTGAAGATCACCGACCACGGCCTGATTGATGTCGGAGCAGGCAAGGTCGTGCCGCTGCTGTTCCCGCTTGGGAAAGCGTAAAGGGAGCCGTGCCGGGATTGCAGCGGGACTAGGCGGAAGAGCTGGCAGAGAGCAAGCACAGAGCTTGCATAGAAGCTGGCGGAAAGGGCTGGAAGGAAAGCTGGAAGAAAAGCTAGCTGAAAGGCTTGTAGAGAAGCTGGAAGTAGAGTTAGCAGAAGCACTGGCGGAAGAGTTGGCAGGGAAGGGTGTCCCGGTGGGATGCCCTTCTTTGTTATTCAGCAGTACCTCTGAATTCACCGCCTGAAGTGGGCTGGATGGAGAAATGAAATCCGCCGAAAGCAGGCAGCAGGCAGGAACGAAGAGCAAAAGTGCCCCTGAACCCGCCGAAAGCGGGCAGCAGGAGGAAATGAGGGGCAAAAGTGCCCCTGAATCCGCCGAAAGCGGGAGGCAGGCGGGGCTGAGGAGCAAAAGTGCCCCTGAATCCGCCGAAAGTGGGCGGCAGGAGGAAATGAGGAGCAAAAGTGCCCCTGAATCCGCCGAAAGTGGGCGGCAGGAGGAAATGAGGGGCAAAAGTGCCCCTGAATCCGCCGAAAGCGGGCGGCAGGCGGAAATGAGGGGCAAAAGTGCCCCTGAATCCGTCGAAAGCGGGCAGCAAGCAGGGATGAGGTGCAGAAATGCCCCTGAATCCGCCGAAAATGTGCAGCAGTCAGGGATGAGGAGCAAAAGTGCCCCTGAATCCGCCGAAAGTGGGCTGCAGGCGTGAATGAGGTGCAGAAGTGCCCCTGGATCCGCCGGAAGTAGGCAGCAGTCAGGGCTGAGGAGCAAAAGTGCCCCTGAATCCGCCGAAAGTGGGCAGCAGGCGGGGCTGAGGGGCAAAAGTGCACCTGAATCCGCCGAAAGTGGGCGGCAGGAGGAAATGAGGAGCAAAAGTGCCCCTGAATCCGCCGAAAGTGGGCTGCAGGCGTGAATGAGGGGCAGAAGTGCCCCTGAATCTGCCGAAAATGGTCGGGAGGAGGAAATGAGGTGCAGAAGTGCCCCTGAATCCGCCAAAAGTAGGCTGGATAGCGAAATGAAAGGGATAAATCCCTCTGAATCCGCCGGAAGTAGGCTCGATAGCGAAATGAAAGGGATAAATCCCTCTGAATCCGCCGAAAGTAGGCTGGATGGCGAAATGAAAGGGATAAATCCCTCTGAATCCGCCGGAAGTAGGCTGGATGGCGAAATGAAAGGGATAAATCCCTCTGAATCCGCCGGAAGTAGGCTGGATGGCGAGATGAAATCAGTCGAAAGTGGGCAACCCACGGGATAGAGGTGTAAAGTACCTTGGTTTCACCAGGCGTAGGCCATATAGGGATTGCCAGTGGAGTGAAGCGGACTGAGATTCCGTTATCTTGTGACTTCGGGCTTAAAATGAGGGATTACGGAACACATAGCGGAATCTCAGTCCGATTGGCCAGCGATTTCGGCTGATCTGACCAAATAACGGAATCTCAGTCCTCTTACTAGTCGAGCAGTGGCAAAGCCTTAGCAAGCCAAGCCCCTGCCAACTCCGCTAAGCATCGCCAACTCCGCTAAGCATCGCCAACTCCGCTAAGCATCACCAACTCCGCTAAGCATCGCCAACTCCGCTAAGCATCGCCAACTCCGCTAAGCATCGCCAACTCCGCTAAGCATCGCCAACTCCGCTAAGCACCGCCAACTCCGCTAAGCATCGCCAACTCCGCTAAGCATCGCCAACTCCGCTAAGCATCGCCAACTCCGCTAAGCATCGCCAACTCCGCTAAGCATCGCCAACTCCGCTAAGCCCCTGCCAACTCCGCCAAGCCCCTGCCAACTCCGCCAAGCCCCTGCCAACTCCGCCAAGCCCCTGCCAACTCCGCCAAGCCCCTGCCAACTCCGCTAAGCCCCTGCCAACTCCGCCAAGCCCCTGCCAAGTCTCAGCTCTAGCCAACTCCCGCCGAATTCCGGCTCTCGCAATCCGCAGCCCCCGCCAAGCCCTCACCCATACATATGCGCTCGCCAAGCTCCAACCTTATTGTTCGGCGAACAGTGTTGTCCCTAAACATACATAGCAGGAGCGAGTTTAAGCGTCCATTCGTAGCAAACGAGGTTTTTACTGTAACCTATATTGTATATAATGGAAGCAATGTTTGATTTCGGAGGAGGTGCTTTGGGTGACGGAGATGGAGCAGTTGAACGGTCCGGAGAATATAGAGCAGCCTGGGGAGCGGGGAGCACATGGAATGCGGGGAAAGCCGGGAAAGCGGAAGAAGCTTACGCTGGGTCGGATATTCCTGATTATTTTTCTGCTGGGAATTGCGGTTTATCACGTAGGCACGATCGTACAGATGTTCACCTCCTTTGAGGCACGGGTGACCGGTCGCATCAATGTGAATGAGATTACCTCTATTGAAGTCGTCACATCTCTGCCGGACACGGCAGCGGACGAACGGAAGGTCACGGTGACCGATCCGGCAGAAATCGCGGGGATCATGAATGCTTTTGCTGGAGTTAAGTTAAGAAGCTCTTATGCCTCCCATAATTTCACCAGAAGCTACTGGATTAATATAAAAGTGAACAAAGCCTACCGGTTCTCGATTAGAGTGGATGACGCCAAGTATATCTCGATCAGTGATTCCTCCCGGCGAGACAAGTATAGCAGCGGATCTTTTAAAATCATCAATGATTATGACATCCGGTCGATCGACCGCCTGTTTCCTTAAGAATCCGGCACTTCCGGTTGACTTGCGTAGGACCCGCCCCTATGATGATAAATAATATATAACATTAGGCTCGTACACAGAGGAGAGAACCAGCATGGCTATGGAGATTGAACGCAAATTCCTGTTGCCGGAATACCCGGAGCGGCTTATTGAAGAAGGACAGCTGAAGGTGCTCACCCGGCACAGCATTGACCAGACGTACTTGGCGATTGAGGACGGACAGGAGCTGCGGGTGCGCAAAATTACCGATCTGGACACGGGCGAAGTTACTTACACACATACGTTCAAGGATGGCAAAGGCATCAGCCGCCAGGAGATCGAATATTCCATCTCGGCAGGTTTGTATAATCAGATGATTGAGGCTGTGAAGGCGGTACCTCTGGTCAAAACCCGCATCACAGGTGTATGGAACGGCACAACGGTGGAGATTGATCTCTACACTCAACTGGAGCTTACGGTGCTGGAGGTTGAATTTGATTCCCTGGAGGAAGCGGAGAGCTTCATCGCCCCGGAATGGTTCGGCCAGGATGTCAGCACAGAGAAGAAGTACAGCAACAAAACCGTCTGGAAGCAGCTTCAGAACAAATAGCGCCCTTAAGTATAGTGCCGTAAATAGTGTGCAAGCGAGACTGCGCTTCAATTATAAAATGGTGCAGAATTAACGGACTTTAACGCTTAAACGTGTTACTATGTAGAGTAAACTTAAGCATTTTAGATACGCTTTTTAAATTAAAGAGGGGTTCAGGAGGATGAGGCAGGTATGGAGTATATAAGTACAAGAGGCAAGGTGGAAGCAAGAGGCTTTATTGACACGGTTCTGATGGGGCTGGCGGATGATGGCGGGTTGATGGTGCCTTTTCAGATTCCGGCGGTTTCCCCTGAAAAGCTTGAAGAATGGAGAAGCCTCAGCTTCCAGGAGCTGTTCCTTGAGATTTTCTCCTACTTTACCAATGATGAAATTCCCTATGATGATCTAAAAGAAATGGTCTACACCAGCTACGGCAATTTCCGTGCTCCGGAAGTCACGCCGCTGCACAAAGTGAATGACTCCCTCTATGTGCTGGAGCTGTTCCATGGGCCTACGTTTGCCTTCAAGGATGTGGCGCTGCAGTTCATGGGTGAGCTGTATTCCTATATTGCCAAGGTTCGGGGCGAAATTATCCATATTCTCGGTGCAACCTCGGGAGATACCGGAGCGGCTGCGATTCAGGGCGTACGCGGTAAGGAAGGCATTAAGATCTGTATTCTTCATCCGCACGGCAAGGTCAGCAAGGTACAGGAGCTGCAAATGACAACGGTTGATGACAGCAACGTGCTGAATCTGTCCGTGGAAGGCAACTTCGACGATTGCCAGAAGATTATCAAGGAGCTGTTCGCCGACCTCGACTTCAAGGGACGGTATCACCTGCGGGCGATCAACTCGATCAACTTCGTGCGGATTCTGGCGCAGACGGTCTATTATTTCTATGCCTACCTGCAGCTTCCGGAGAGTGACAAGAAGAAGGTGAATATCAGCGTGCCTTCGGGTAACTTCGGGAATATTTTCTCAGGCTTCCTGGCCCGCAAAATGGGGCTGCCGATCCACAAGCTGATCATCGCGACCAATGAGAACAACATCCTCGAACGGTTCGTGTTAACCGGCGAATATAAACCAGGCAGCTTCACGGGCACCTACAGCCCGTCGATGGATATCCAGGTGGCGAGCAACTTCGAGCGTTATCTGTATTATCTGCTCGGTGAGGATACAGTGAAGCTGTCGGAATATATGGCAGCGTTGCAGAGTGAGGGGGCCATCACCGTGGATGGTGAACTGTTTGCCCGGGTGCAGGCCGACTTCTCCGCGCTTGGTGTCAAGAACGCACAGTGCCTTGAGACCATCGCTAGATACGAGCAGGAGACTGGCTACCTGCTGGACCCGCATACGGCCTGCGGCGTTGCGGCTTACGAGAAGTTCAGCGCACCGGGGGAGACAAGCATTGCCTTCGCGACTGCGCATCCAGCCAAGTTCGACGAGGCGATTGCCCTGACCGGCATCAAGCAGGAATTCCCGGCGCAGATTGCCGCCCTGTTCGAGCAGCCGCAGCATCAGGTCGTGGTTGATCATGACAAGGCGGAGATTGTGCGCCAGCTACAGGCCTTTTACGGTTAAAATGGTTCGCGGGTCTATACTGGCCTCGCTCCATGAATAGGAATAGTATAGCCCCTGCTCTTGATCCGGAGCGGGGGCTGTTTGTGTCTTGTAACGAATATTGCTATAGCCCCCGCGCCGCATCAATGCCGCTGCTAGTCGGCATGGGGGATGGATATAGTTATGAAATTCCGGCCAAGCAGCTTCCTGGCTGAGTGAGAGTGTGGGTAAGAGTAAGGGTGAGGGAAAGAGTCTATACCGTCAGCACCAATGTGCTGGAGAAGGGCAAGGTGCTGGAGCCGCTCCATCCGATGGAGTTCCTGCCCTACTGTTATCTCCGCTGGGACTGGTGGGATAACAAGCTGCAGCCTCAGGCTGCGGAGAGCTCTTTATAACGGGAAACTCCGGTGCGGGATCAGAGCCGATGCATTCATTGTTATAGCCTAATCGGACAAATTTGAGGAGGATTATGATGATCAACCTTTTTGATTTAACAGGCAAGACAGCTATTATTGCCGGTGCGTCCAGCGGAATCGGTGTGCAGTTTGCCGACATGCTGGCTGATCAGGGTGCGGATGTGGCCATTCTGGCTAGACGATACGACAAGCTGGCAGCAGTCGCCGAAGAGCTTCGTGCCAAATATCCGGAGCGGCGGATTATCCCTGTTGAATGTGATGTGAGAAAAGAAGATGAGATCATTGCCGCAGTCCGGGAGGTGCTGGAGGCTTTTGGCCAAATCGATATTCTGATTAATAACGCCGGTGTGGTCGACTCTGTGCCGATTGACGCGCTGGACGAAGAAGCCTGGGACCGCGTCGTTGATACGGATCTGAAGGGGGGCTTCCTGATGTCGAAGCATGTCATCCGCCACATGAAGGAACGCAAATACGGCAAGATCATCAACACCGCCTCCATGCTGGGCCTCACGGCATCGGCTTCGATTCCTACACATTCCTACAATGCGGCCAAAGGCGGAGTGATCCACCTGACCCGGGGCGTAGCGGCTACGTATGCCAAACACGGCATTACTGTGAATGCGATCGGACCCAGCCTGTTCCATAGCGAAATGACGGAGAACACACTGTTCACTGAGCAGGCGCTGCGGATGTATAACGCAGTCTGTCCGATGGGCCGGTCCGGCAATCCGGGCGAGCTGAACGGGGCGGTGCTGTATTTTGCCTCGGATGCCTCCAGCTACACTACCGGCCAGACTTTGTTTGTAGACGGCGGCTGGACGATTGTATAGAAGCTGCATCGTACAGAAGCTGTATAAAAGATTGCATAAACACTGCATAAACATTGCATATTAGACGAAGCGCCTGCATTTATGCAGGTGCTTTTTTTCACAAGCGAAATCTAGCGGAATTTGTCGGAAATTACGGCGGAAAAGTGGACATACCTACCACGGAATGAGAAAATAGCAGTTATAGATCAATATGACATGCTGGAACCTTTCTGCTGTCCTGAGTAGGGATGGAATAGTTTCAGCGGTAAATAGAAGGATACATTTATGTGTTCGATATAAAGTCTTATATTTATAAAAAAAGGACGGGATCATTCATGACAATTCGTTTCGGGGTCGTAGGCACTAACTGGATTACTGACCGCTTCGTTCAAGCCGGACTGGAGAATGAGGAATTTATCCTCACAGCCGTGTATTCCCGCACAGAGGAGAAGGGACGGGCTTTTGCCGCAAAATATGCAGGAGCTTCGATCTATACGGATCTGGAGGAGATGGTATCCGGCGCAGAGGTGGACGCGGTTTATATCGCCAGCCCCAATTCGATGCATGCGGAGCAGTCCTTGATCTGCCTGAACCATGGTAAGCATGTCATCTGCGAGAAGCCGGCTGCCTCTAACAGCGCAGAGCTGAAGGCAATGATTAACGCGGCGCGCAGCAATGATGTTCTGCTGATGGAAGCGATGAAATCAACCTTTATGCCGAATTTTGGCGTAATCCGGGATAATTTATATAAACTGGGTCAAGTACGGCGATATTTCGCCGGTTATTGTCAATACTCATCGAGATACGATGCTTACCGCCAGGGCACGGTGCTGAACGCCTTCAATCCGGAATATTCGAACGGCTCACTGATGGACCTTGGCATCTATTGCCTGTATCCCATGGTGGCGTTGTTCGGCAAACCGGATTCGGTGAAGGCAGTCGGCATGATGCTTCCCTCGGGAGTGGACGGCGAAGGCAGCATGGTGATGCGTTATCCGGATATGGATGCCGTGGTCATGCATTCCAAGATTACCGACTCTTATCTGCCGGCGGAGATTCAGGGTGAGAACGGGACGATGGTCATCGACAAGATTAACCAGCCCTATCAGGTCAAAATCCACTACCGTGACGGCACCATCGAAGAGCTTACGCTACCGCAGGTGTTCGAGCCGATGTATTATGAGATTCAGGAGTTCATTCATCTTTTGAAGAGCGGTCAGCGGGAAAGCGGCATTAACAGCCATGCCAATTCCCTGGCGGTTGCCGAGCTGATGGAGGAAGCCAGAAGCCAGATCGGCCTGCGCTACGCCTCGGATCTATAGCTGTACAGGCATGCATGGCCTGAATTAGGATGTACGACTGGAAAAGGGGAGCGGAACTTGAAGACTTTCAAAAAGGTATACATCGAGATTACAAGCGTCTGCAACCTGGCCTGCAGCTTCTGCCCGCCAACGGAGCGGCAGAAGAATTTCATGAAGCTTGAGACGTTTAATACCATACTCGATGAGATTAAACCGCATAGCAATCACATCTACCTGCATGTCAAAGGCGAACCGCTGCTCCATCCGAAGCTCGGCGAGCTGCTGGATGCAGCGCATGCCAAAGGCTTCAAGGTCAACATCACGACCAACGGCACGCTGATCCATAAGGCCGGGCCGAAGCTGCTGGGCAAGCCGGCATTGCGGCAGATGAACTTCTCGCTGCACAGCTTCGACGGCCATGCGGGCTCTGAGAACCGCGAAGGTTATGTGTCGGAGATTATCAATTTCGTCCGGGAGATTTCTGCCCAGGGCGTCATTGTCTCGTTCCGGCTGTGGAACCTGACGGAGGACAACCGGACGAATCTGGAGAAAAGCCGCAACCGCGAGACGCTCGCTCTGCTGGAGGAGGCCTTCGGGCTCGACTTCCGGATCGAAGAGAAGGTTGTCCCCGGCAGCGGGGTGAAGATTGCTCCGCGTGTCTATCTGAACCAGGATCACGAGTTCAGATGGCCGGCTCTGCACGAGCCGGAGGATGACGGCAAGGGCTTCTGCCATGCGCTGCGCAGCCAGGCGGCGGTGCTGGTGGACGGCACGGTTGTGCCGTGCTGCCTCGATGGCGAAGGCGTGATCAAGCTCGGCAATATTCACGAGACGCCGTTCTCCGAGATTGTCGAGGGCGAGCGGGCGAACAACCTGTTCTACGGCTTCTCCCGCCGGGAAGCTGTTGAGGAGCTGTGCCGCAAATGCGGGTACCGGCAGCGGTTCGGAACTTAGCGGGTTAGCAGGTGCTGATGCTGGTGCTGATGCTGATGCTGATGCTGGTGAATACAGGAAGCTGCCGCTGGGGAAGTTAAGTTTTATATAGATGTCAGCAAAGGCCGGAGAACATGAGAAGAGGGAAAGGATGCCTACTATACTTGTTGCAGACGACGATGCGAACATCCGCGAACTCGTCTGTCTATTTCTGCGCAACGACGGATTCACAACAGCGGAAGCTGCGGACGGTAAGGAAGCGCTGGAGGTCTACGCCAGGGAACATGTAGACCTTGTCGTGCTCGATATTATGATGCCGGTAATGGACGGCTGGACATTATGCAAGGAGCTCAGAAGAGCCGATCCCGATCTTCCGCTGCTGATGCTGACGGCCAGAGGTGAGACCTGGGAGAAGGTGAAAGGATTCGAGCTGGGGACGGATGATTATCTGACCAAGCCCTTCGACCCGCTGGAGCTGACGGTCCGCGTCAGGGCACTGCTGAAACGGTACCGGATTGGCAGTACGCAGATGATCCGGTTCGGCAACACTACCCTTGACCGGCAGACTTATAAGGTGATCAGCGGGACAGAAACGCTGTCGCTGCCGCTCAAAGAGTTCGAACTGCTGTACAAGCTTGCCGGAACACCGGGACAAGTCTATACGCGTGAGCAGCTGATTGATCAGATCTGGGGAATAGATTATCCCGGGGATGACAGGACGGTAGATGTGCATATTAAACGGCTGCGCGAACGGTTTGCGGCTACACCTGATTTTTGCATTGAGACTGTGCGCGGGCTGGGCTACCGGCTTGAGGTTACTGAATGATTAAGTCTTTATATACCCGCGTAGTCCTGACTTTCCTGGTCTCTGTAATCGGGGGGACGGTTATTTCCTTTTTTGTAGCTACTTGGCTGTTCAGAGATAAATTAAACGAGAATCTGCAGATCCCTTTGCTGCGCTTCGGACAGGATATTGTCCGGATCTATGACGCCTTCCCGCTGAGTGAGGCAGATGCGTTCGTACACGGAATGAAACAACTCGAATCCTACCATATCCGGATTTATGAACAGACGGGCCAGTTTCAGTCTTATGGGGAGCTTAATGAGAACAAACCGGTTACTGTGACCACAGAACAAGTGCAGCAAGTCTTGTCCGGGAAGGTTGTGCAGCTCAATCCAACGGGTATTTCAACGACTCTCCTGGGGCTGCCGCTCACAACTGAAGCGGGGACGAAAGCGATGTTTGTAGAGCCCATCGGTCCTCCGTCCACCTCTTTTGTCCTGACATGGATTCTGAACTTCTCGGTCTATTCGCTGGTAGCAGGAAGTCTCGTGATTCTGGTTGCTGCCATGTTCCTGGTCCGGCCGATCAAAAAGCTGACCACCGCGACCCGCCGGATCGCAGCCGGGGATTTCAATGTGAAGCTGAATATTAAGCAGAAGGGTGAGCTTGGCACCCTGGCCCGCAGCTTCGAAGAGATGATGCGTGATCTGCAGCAGCTGGAGCAGATGCGCAGGGAATTCGTCACTAATGTGTC
This window encodes:
- a CDS encoding CYTH domain-containing protein, producing MAMEIERKFLLPEYPERLIEEGQLKVLTRHSIDQTYLAIEDGQELRVRKITDLDTGEVTYTHTFKDGKGISRQEIEYSISAGLYNQMIEAVKAVPLVKTRITGVWNGTTVEIDLYTQLELTVLEVEFDSLEEAESFIAPEWFGQDVSTEKKYSNKTVWKQLQNK
- a CDS encoding response regulator transcription factor, which encodes MPTILVADDDANIRELVCLFLRNDGFTTAEAADGKEALEVYAREHVDLVVLDIMMPVMDGWTLCKELRRADPDLPLLMLTARGETWEKVKGFELGTDDYLTKPFDPLELTVRVRALLKRYRIGSTQMIRFGNTTLDRQTYKVISGTETLSLPLKEFELLYKLAGTPGQVYTREQLIDQIWGIDYPGDDRTVDVHIKRLRERFAATPDFCIETVRGLGYRLEVTE
- a CDS encoding Gfo/Idh/MocA family protein, yielding MTIRFGVVGTNWITDRFVQAGLENEEFILTAVYSRTEEKGRAFAAKYAGASIYTDLEEMVSGAEVDAVYIASPNSMHAEQSLICLNHGKHVICEKPAASNSAELKAMINAARSNDVLLMEAMKSTFMPNFGVIRDNLYKLGQVRRYFAGYCQYSSRYDAYRQGTVLNAFNPEYSNGSLMDLGIYCLYPMVALFGKPDSVKAVGMMLPSGVDGEGSMVMRYPDMDAVVMHSKITDSYLPAEIQGENGTMVIDKINQPYQVKIHYRDGTIEELTLPQVFEPMYYEIQEFIHLLKSGQRESGINSHANSLAVAELMEEARSQIGLRYASDL
- a CDS encoding sensor histidine kinase, translating into MIKSLYTRVVLTFLVSVIGGTVISFFVATWLFRDKLNENLQIPLLRFGQDIVRIYDAFPLSEADAFVHGMKQLESYHIRIYEQTGQFQSYGELNENKPVTVTTEQVQQVLSGKVVQLNPTGISTTLLGLPLTTEAGTKAMFVEPIGPPSTSFVLTWILNFSVYSLVAGSLVILVAAMFLVRPIKKLTTATRRIAAGDFNVKLNIKQKGELGTLARSFEEMMRDLQQLEQMRREFVTNVSHEVQSPLTSISGYALALKQMNIPEGERNRYLDIIISEAERMSKMSDSLLKLSLLESQSQQLQLTAFSLDEQIRRVIVALQPQWSARSISFELHLKAVRLTADHDQFNQVWTNLLGNSIKFSRDGGVISVSIRQDNKNVTVRISDTGIGISPEDQKRIFERFFKADRSHSRKYSGSGMGLAIVKQIILLHQGDIRVESEPGRGTSFIVTLPVTAPAD
- the thrC gene encoding threonine synthase; the protein is MEYISTRGKVEARGFIDTVLMGLADDGGLMVPFQIPAVSPEKLEEWRSLSFQELFLEIFSYFTNDEIPYDDLKEMVYTSYGNFRAPEVTPLHKVNDSLYVLELFHGPTFAFKDVALQFMGELYSYIAKVRGEIIHILGATSGDTGAAAIQGVRGKEGIKICILHPHGKVSKVQELQMTTVDDSNVLNLSVEGNFDDCQKIIKELFADLDFKGRYHLRAINSINFVRILAQTVYYFYAYLQLPESDKKKVNISVPSGNFGNIFSGFLARKMGLPIHKLIIATNENNILERFVLTGEYKPGSFTGTYSPSMDIQVASNFERYLYYLLGEDTVKLSEYMAALQSEGAITVDGELFARVQADFSALGVKNAQCLETIARYEQETGYLLDPHTACGVAAYEKFSAPGETSIAFATAHPAKFDEAIALTGIKQEFPAQIAALFEQPQHQVVVDHDKAEIVRQLQAFYG
- a CDS encoding SDR family NAD(P)-dependent oxidoreductase; amino-acid sequence: MMINLFDLTGKTAIIAGASSGIGVQFADMLADQGADVAILARRYDKLAAVAEELRAKYPERRIIPVECDVRKEDEIIAAVREVLEAFGQIDILINNAGVVDSVPIDALDEEAWDRVVDTDLKGGFLMSKHVIRHMKERKYGKIINTASMLGLTASASIPTHSYNAAKGGVIHLTRGVAATYAKHGITVNAIGPSLFHSEMTENTLFTEQALRMYNAVCPMGRSGNPGELNGAVLYFASDASSYTTGQTLFVDGGWTIV
- a CDS encoding radical SAM/SPASM domain-containing protein, with the translated sequence MKTFKKVYIEITSVCNLACSFCPPTERQKNFMKLETFNTILDEIKPHSNHIYLHVKGEPLLHPKLGELLDAAHAKGFKVNITTNGTLIHKAGPKLLGKPALRQMNFSLHSFDGHAGSENREGYVSEIINFVREISAQGVIVSFRLWNLTEDNRTNLEKSRNRETLALLEEAFGLDFRIEEKVVPGSGVKIAPRVYLNQDHEFRWPALHEPEDDGKGFCHALRSQAAVLVDGTVVPCCLDGEGVIKLGNIHETPFSEIVEGERANNLFYGFSRREAVEELCRKCGYRQRFGT